The window TTGTCTACTGTTGAGTCACTGGTGATCAGTGCTTGGAGTTCAGTAGACAATCGGGTTTCATAGACAGCCTCGACTCGCGCTGGGATGATGGGTGATCCAGGCAAATCCACTCGCACGAAATAGCGTCCCTCCCCAGGAACCGCAGGCAGCACTCGCACATTTGTCAAGATACCGCTATGCAGTCCAACGCCGGAGCGATCAAAAATACCACCCAAGGTGTATTGAGCCATCTGTTATTCGTCACGACTGATTAGTTGAAAGATGGGTTGGGGGTTGATCGGTTGAAAGTGAAGTTCAAAAGCGTCGCGATCGCTTTTCTAGAGTCGTTGAACATGGGTAGGCTGAACAATTGTTCAAGCTTTCAACCTACCCCTACCCTACTCCTTCGGGGAACGCGAGAGCGTTCGGGTTCTCTGTGGGAGTACGGGGAACGCTCTCGCGAACAACTTTCAACCTTCAACCGTTTAGAATCGCTCTCCAATGCCAAAGTGCAACTGAGATTCACCTTGGTCATTAAAACCGTAGTCCACGCGAATCGGACCTAGCGGCGACTGTACCCGGACACCTAGGCCGTACCCAAAACCATTGCCCGGTTTGCCCCGCACGCCGGCTGGGTTACCCGGAACGTTGTCACCGGAACCAAGATCGCTGGCATAGTCTAAGAACAAAGCACCACCTATCACAGAGAAAACAGGGAAGCGATATTCAGCCGTAGCCTGAATATAACTACGTCCTGCTCCCACATCTCCCTCACCGAAACCTCGTACTGAGTTAACGCCACCCAAGGAAAACGCTTCATAAGGCGGCAAATCGCCCAACACGGTTCCTCCTTGAACATTAAAGGCAAGAGCTTGAGGGCCTTTGGTGAAGTTGGTAAAGCTCACAGGGATGTAGTAGCTGTAGCTGCCTCTCAGGCGGGTCATAAGGATGGAGCCTAGTGGAATCGATTGCTCCGCCCCCAGTCGCAGCAGAGAGCCGCTGGTGGGTCGTATGGGGTCATTCCGCCGATCGCGCACAGCACCCAACTGAAGGGTCAACAGGTCGTCTTTTCCACTGTCATTAAAGCTTAAGAGGTTGCCCCGCTCATCCCTGGGAGTAACGTCACCCTCGCTATTGGTAACTGAAATCCTTTGATACTGTAAGCCTAAGGAAGCCGTCCAATCTGCTCGGGTGAAAACGTCTCTGGACAATGGACGGGTGAAGGTAATACCGCCTCCTGTTCGCCGGATACGGGGGCGATCGCGGTCTCCGTCATCGTCGGGTGGGAGGAACACTTCTGGGTCACCGCCCTCAAAAATTAGGGAAATCGAGCGGCGTCTGAAGGCGTTTACTGTATAAGATGTACGGTACGGGTCGCCTGCAATCCAAGGGTCTGTAAACCTTGCGTCAAATAGGAACTCCCGTACACCTACCTGCACTTCGGCACCTAAGGTCTGATTGTTACCCCCTAGGTTTTGCTGTTGATAGCTCACAGAACCAAACAGACCACTCGCGGAACTAATCCCGCCCCCTAGCGCCAGAGAACCGGTGTTTTTCTCAATCACGTCCACGACTACAACGACTCGGCGGGGGTCAGTACCGGGGGCAAAGGAAAGCCGCACATCATCAAAAATCCCTAGGCCAAATACCCGTCGCAGGTCTCTTTGAGCCGTTTCCCGATTAAAGACATCGCCGGGTTTAAGTTGCACTTCTCGCGTAATGATGAAGTCACGGGTACGACCCCGGATCGTTTCACCCTGCTCATTCGTCGCCTCTCCCTCTTTATTCAGGAAACGCACCTGAATATCTTCAATGACCCCTTCTGCCACAATTAACTTGACTTGCCCATCGGCGGTCACTTGCTGAGCATCAATTACCTGAGCGAGGTCATAACCGTTATCTTTGTACCACTGATTGACCTTCTTGATGCCCTCTTGCAGGTCACGCAGGTTCAGGATTTTGCCATACTGCTCGTTGAAGATATTATCGACAACTTGAGCCGGCAGGACACCCATAGCGGCTCCTTCTGGAACAGTTTGAACTGACACATTTCGCAGCACGGGGTTAGGTTCTACCACAAAGGTTACACGAACCCCCAAAGGTGTATCTTCGGGCTGTACATTCACATTGGAGAAGTAGCCTGTGGCAAAGATGGCATTCACATCTTCCTGCAATTGGGAGCGTGTGGTTGCCTGTCCGGGTCGAGTTTTAATCACGCGGAAAATTTCCTCTTCCAGTTCCCCTTGTGCGCCACTGATGTCTACTTCCGCAACGAGAACTCTTGGTTCTGGCTGAGTCGGTTGCGATTGAGTGTCTGGAGGGGTTGAAAATTCTGGCGCTGGGGTTGGCGTGGGTGAAAATTCCTGCGTCGGGATTGGTGAGGGACTCGGTGACGGTGAGGGACTGGGGGATGGTGAAGGACTGGGGGACGGTGAGGGACTAGGCACCGGACTGGGTTCTGTGGAACCTCCGGACTCAGCATCCTGTGCTATCAGGGGTTGCAGACTAGAGGCGTCTGGCACAGCTAGAGTCTCGACAACCACGTTGTTGACCCTTTCCGCTTGGCGTTCCGTTGACGCCACAGGTTCCGAATCTATGGGAACAGCATCTTGATTAACATAGACTGGCTTTGAAATAGATTCTAAATGACGCTCAGTGGTCGGCTCAGCTTTAGCTGTAGGCACTCCTCCACTGCTGTTGGTCGCGTCTGGTTCTGTTGCTTTTGACTGGGGAGTGGGCAAGTCTAGGGTTTGCCCCTTCACCGGGTTGGATACACAGAAAGTGGCTGAAGCAGCCAGCATTGCTGCTAAAAAGGGAGATAAGCGCATGTCTTTGAGCTCTTTTGACACTTCCACACACCACGTTTATTGCAA of the Allocoleopsis franciscana PCC 7113 genome contains:
- a CDS encoding BamA/TamA family outer membrane protein, giving the protein MRLSPFLAAMLAASATFCVSNPVKGQTLDLPTPQSKATEPDATNSSGGVPTAKAEPTTERHLESISKPVYVNQDAVPIDSEPVASTERQAERVNNVVVETLAVPDASSLQPLIAQDAESGGSTEPSPVPSPSPSPSPSPSPSPSPSPSPSPIPTQEFSPTPTPAPEFSTPPDTQSQPTQPEPRVLVAEVDISGAQGELEEEIFRVIKTRPGQATTRSQLQEDVNAIFATGYFSNVNVQPEDTPLGVRVTFVVEPNPVLRNVSVQTVPEGAAMGVLPAQVVDNIFNEQYGKILNLRDLQEGIKKVNQWYKDNGYDLAQVIDAQQVTADGQVKLIVAEGVIEDIQVRFLNKEGEATNEQGETIRGRTRDFIITREVQLKPGDVFNRETAQRDLRRVFGLGIFDDVRLSFAPGTDPRRVVVVVDVIEKNTGSLALGGGISSASGLFGSVSYQQQNLGGNNQTLGAEVQVGVREFLFDARFTDPWIAGDPYRTSYTVNAFRRRSISLIFEGGDPEVFLPPDDDGDRDRPRIRRTGGGITFTRPLSRDVFTRADWTASLGLQYQRISVTNSEGDVTPRDERGNLLSFNDSGKDDLLTLQLGAVRDRRNDPIRPTSGSLLRLGAEQSIPLGSILMTRLRGSYSYYIPVSFTNFTKGPQALAFNVQGGTVLGDLPPYEAFSLGGVNSVRGFGEGDVGAGRSYIQATAEYRFPVFSVIGGALFLDYASDLGSGDNVPGNPAGVRGKPGNGFGYGLGVRVQSPLGPIRVDYGFNDQGESQLHFGIGERF